The Myxocyprinus asiaticus isolate MX2 ecotype Aquarium Trade chromosome 4, UBuf_Myxa_2, whole genome shotgun sequence nucleotide sequence GAGTTAAATGCAACTTAAGATCCATCAAAAATATCTATCGCACACTGATTattgccacagaaaataattacaCCTACATCAACTATGCCTTTAGTCAATGAATATCTTTGGTCGGGGcttaggtagctcagcgagtaaatatgctgactaccacccctggagtcgtgaattCGACTCCAGGGGTTGagtccagccagatctcctaagcaaccaaattggcctggttgctagggagggtagagtcacatggggtaacctcctcatggtcgctataatgtggttctcgctctcggtggggcacgtggtgagttgtgcatggatgccgtggagaatagcgtgaagcctccacatgctctatgtctccgcagtaacgtgctcaacaagccacgtgataagatgtgtggattgacggtctcagatgtggaggcaactgagatttgtcctccgccacccggattgaggcgagtcactacgccaccacaaggtcttagagcgcattgggaattgggcattccaaattggggagaaaaggaaaaaaagaattatatcttTGGTCCATGTCAGTTTatggagaaagagagactgagagaAAAACTATATTGGTGACTTTTGATGACtttgttgttatttttcttttttaaatatagtttttGTGGTTGTGGAGTTGGCTCATTCTCTTACAATTTAGTTTAACCTACATATATAGCTGTCATCGAGGGGTTGTACCAGTTACCCTAGAATTCACATGTATTGTGGGGGcagagttttttgttgttgttgttttttttttgttttttgtttttttttgtgatgcagagatgttagccaatcataactgtGACCGTTTACACTGAAATCTTAAAGGAGAAGTAACACCAAAACCGAACATTCaagtcagagggccagagacagggtggaaaatgttcatatattactaaattatgacaattATTTGCAAAAACTTGTAAcatcagtggacctcaggtaaaataataatataagaaaaaaaaatggaaggaAAAAAAACAGTATATCATGACCTTTTTAATAGAAGCATGACCTTTACCCTCATATAAATAGCTAATGTATTCTCAAAATTAAAGAGACTTgacaatagaacaaaaaatacattaaaatgctaTTCCACTACTATGGAAAGGAAACCTACTTGTTTTTATAGCAGTCAATtagcttaaatggatagttcacccaaaatgaaaattctctcatcatttactaaccctcatgccatcccagatgggtatgactttctttcttctgcagaacacaaatgaaggtttttagaaaaaattctcagctctgtaggtccatacaatgcaagtaaatggtggccagaactctgaaggtccaaatatcacataaaggcagcattaaagtaatccataagactccagtgggttaatcaatgtcatctgaagtgatccaattggttttcgGTGAGAACAGACTCTAAATCTTGACAgcaatctccttggcgatcatgatttcaagctcggttacacttcctagtgccatctagcactctgcacatggttcaagcactaggaagtgtaattaagcttgaaatcatgattgtgcctagagattgcaatggcaagatgtacagtgaaaaaggagtcacattttggtctgttctcatccaaaaccgacTGGGTCaattcagaagactttgattaaactactggagtcgaatggattactttaatattGCCTTTATcagcattttggagcttcaaggtctGGCCACTaatcacttgcattgaaatgaaatacagagctgaaatattcttctaaaaataaattgtttgtgttctacagaagaaagaaagtcatacacatttgggatggcatgagggtgagtaaatgataagaacattttaattttgggctgaactatccctttaagaacaaagAGGAATAAGAACAAACAAGTGTCATCATTCTGTGCATTGTTATAGGTCTACCTATCTTTTAGGAAAAGGTTAAAAgagagttaaaaaacaaaacaaaaactactttttgtgtctgtgtgtacacTTTGCACAACTATGTGTATCACTACAGACTAAACATACAAGTCCAGGATATATTCAGCTCACTGAGAACATTGGTCAAGAATACAACCTTTGGTCCAAACATTTGAGAAGAAAAATACATGTCAAAATATTGGGTCTTGGCTGAACAACGAATATTCAAAATAAGTACAAACTTTATCTCCAcatcatatttacatattttatgtgGCCATATACAAATGTTATTGCTCTGTtactgatacttttttttttttttttttcagaagttcAGAAGCCTGTAACACCAGAAAAGACTAtagtattatagtatagtattatAGTATTAAACATATTTAAGACATCACAAGGACTCTGGACTGTAGGATTTCCTCACTGTGACTCAGCATCCCTCTGGAATGACAAACATGTTTCATTAATTAGTCTACAAGAGACTCAGCATTAGCACTAAAGCTATTAACAAGAGGgtttttataattgtataataacaggctttaaaatctattttattatgtgtctatagcaaataaataataaaaagaaaagccCTCTCTGCCCCATTTCAGTTGTGAAGAAAGAGACTTCTTCAGGCTGTAGTTTACAATGAAGCAAGTTGTGGTTGCCGTATAGTTCCTATATTTTTTCATTCTGCATGTGATACCTGtccagcttttctttctttctttctttctttctttttatatttagcACAAGTACATTTCAACAGTGTAAGACTTAAACACTACCACTATCcactttatttttcagtttatctaggatgccaccattatcaaccttgaatgtagagtgcttccggtataagccacctccagccatttcagcagtacaaaaataaaaatgtattctgcTTTATTCTGCTGGCTGGCAATACATGtgatcatattattatcattcattattattttcatatacaCATTAGTTTGGGGCGCATACAGTTTTACCATTATCGCTCAGAAACGTTCAGCTCCGTCTGTCACGACTacaacaaactttacacaaccaggtgagagagggagaaagagaacaGAAAGCAGCTGGAAatatgctgcttcaactttctttgcaccaaaactgcgtcttgtttcatcttggcaaaataataaatgcattattcttTCCGTTCTTGACAGAgaacattctctctttctttacaCTATACACACAGATTTTGCATTCAGCATAGCTTATGAAATATCGCCTttgcaaataaatgaataaataaataaaggcataatCTGAGGGTGTTACACCTGCGGCGACTGCTACCTCTCCTGTACGCCGCCAGAGTTCACCATGCCCTGAGTATTAACATCTCactaactacatttcccataatcctccgctcagactgattactctcacatctgtttcacatttaactctggttatttaagttccctgttttctcGCATTCCGTGGGAAGTCTTgttgtcaacatttctgagcgttatttacccatcctgttttccctgtgttttgactcctgcctgtttctcGTGTTTCCCAGCCAGCTTGTGAGTTTTTGTGGATTTATTGGCTGTTTAccggattacccctctgcctatcggattactttgtttgcctttctggactgtttaCCTGTGTATCGAACTATTACCTCATTCAACATCAAATATACaccaagatggagaaatgtgagtttcaccagtcgaccatctctttcctggggtatgtcatctccCCCGAGGGGGTCACCATGGACCCTTCCAAGGTACAAGCTGTACTGCAGTGGCCACTGCCGGTGTCTGTCAAGGAACTACAGCGCTTCCTTGGTTTTGCTAATTTCTACAGACAGTTCATTTGAGGTTTCAGCTTGGTGGCTGTCCCACTCACCTCATTGCTCCGTGGTAAATCCCAGAAACTAAACTGAACATCTCCTGCCCGTCAAGACTTCGATGACCTCAAATGTCACTTCACCACTGCCCCCATTCTCCATCATCCTGACCCCACTCAACCCTTCGTGCAGGAAGTTGATGCCTCGGACTCAGGAGTTGGTGCGGTACTCTCCCAACAACAAGGATCTCCCGCCAAATTCCATCCCTGTGTCTTCTACTCATGCAAGTTATCAGCTGCTGAGAGAAATTACGATGTCGGAAACCATGAACTTTTAGCCATGAAGGTGGCTTttgaggagtggagacactggctgGAGGGAGCTCATCATCCTTTTCTGGAGTACATTCAGTCTGCCAAATGCTTAAATCCTCACCAAGCTCGATGGTCTCTTCTTCTCCAGGTTCGATTTCACCATCACCTTTCGACCTGGCTCTAAGAACACCAAAGCCGATGCTCTATCCTGGATTCATGGGTCCTCTACTGGCAACGACCCTGTGACTTCCATTATCCCACCTACTCTCATTGTCGCTCCCATACAATAGGACATAATGGCTGACATCACCCAAGatcagaaccaagaacccactcccgcTGACTGCCCTCCAGATAAGGTCTTTGTTCACAGCTCCTTAGGCAACAGAGTTCtacagtgggttcatgactcggcctgctcGGGACATCCAGGTGCtcaagctacttgcaggttagtgcaaaacaggttttggtgggagaaccttGCGACCGAGGTCGCTGACTATGTAAAAAAttgcaatgtgtgtgccacctctaAATCTATTCGACAGCTCCCGTTtggtctccttcagcctctaCCTGCTCCTCGAcgtccttggtcccatatcgcCGTAGATTTCATCACAGATCTACCCAACTCTCAAGGTTTTTCTACCATCTTAACCGTGGTGGACCGCTTCTCtaaggcctgtagattcatccctctgcccaagctcccctcaTCTAAGGAATGTGCTGAGAACGTGTTTCAGTACGTCTTCCGCTTTTATGGCCTACCCGAAGACATTGTCTCCGACCGTGGTCCCcaattcacctcccgagtctggtcAGCCTTCTTCAAACTGCTCAATGTCAATGTGAGTCTAACCTCTGGTTACCATCCTCAATCCAACGGTCAAGCCGAACGTCTTAATCAGGACCTTGGTAAATTCCTCCGGGCCTACTGTCAAGTCAACCAGCAGGACTGGAGCCGTTTCCTGCCCTGGGCAGAATATGCTCCGAACTCTCTGTTCAAATCAGCTACCAGAACCACGCCTTTCAAGTGCATCCTATGTTTTCAACCCCCACACTTTCCCTGGTCCGGGGAGCCATCCGATGTACCTGCAGTCGACGAATGAATGCAGCGCAGCAaggctatctgggatcaagctcacATCCATTTACAGCATGCCATTCACCTACAGAGTGAACAGGCCAATCTCCATCGGTGCCCTGGCCCTAACTATGCCCCTGGACAATGGGTTTGTCTGTCTACCAGAGATCTTTGTCTGTGACTCCCGTGCAAGAAACTAAGTCCCAAGTATGTAGGTCCTTTCAAAATTCTTCGTCAAATAAATCTAGTATCTTTTAAAATTCAGCTTCATGCTAATTACCGtgtttcccccacctttcatgtttccCTGCTTAAACCCACGGCACCTCCAAGAGAGGAGGGCcctcaagacccccagagaccccttccattcctcattgatggagaggaggccTTTCAGAGacatttacatttctgcatttggcagacacttttatccaaagtgacttacagtgccctgattacagggacaatccccctggagtaacctggagttaagtgccttgctcaaagacacaatggtggtggctgtggggattgaaccaacaaccttctgcttaccagttcagtgctttagtccactacaccaccaccactcatcacacaagctcctggactctTGACGCCGGGGTCGGATGCttcaatacttggtggactgggagggctatggccCTGAGGAGTGTTCCTGGACTAATTCTGAGGACATTCTAGATCCGGCTCTCATCGCTGAATTCCACCACAATTTTCCTAATCGTCCCGCTCCCAGAGGTCGAGGTAGACCCCGACGCAGACAACCTCCTCACGTCAGGAGCCGTTCACAGGGGAGGGTCTGTTACACCTGCAGCGCCTGTTACCTCTCCTgtacgccgccagaggtcgccatcccctgagtattaacatctcactaactacatttcccataatcctccactcagactgattactctcacatcTGTTTCACATTTAACTCTGGTTATTTAAGTCTCTGTTTTCTcgcattcagtgcgaagtcttgtttgccttgtcaacatttctgagtgttatttacccatcctgttttccctgtgttttgactcctgcctgtttctcGTGTTTCCCAGCCAGCTTGTGAGTTTTTGTGAATTTATTGCCTGTTTACcagattacccctctgcctatcagatttacttggtttgcctttctggaatgtctgcctgtgtaccgaacccttgcctgccttttGTTTACTATTGTTTGCCTTTTTGTTTTCCCttttattttgctactttgttttactatttatactgttattaaaactgcacatgCATCTTAACACACCTGCCTCAGCATCCTCGCTACAGAGTGTTTGCAGATAAATATGAATTTAGgggtaacattttataataacaatacatgaataatcattaatttgttgaGCACATGGttgatcaattattattattaagaataattatTGGTGGCAATCATTGAAGgaaaagttcacacaaaattgaaaattctcatcatttactcaccctcatgccattccagatgcgtatgactctcttttcttctgtagaacataaacaaagatttttagaagaatatctcagctctgtacttCCAAAAAACggtgaccaaaatgtttaagctccaaaaagcacataatgcagcataaaagtaatacattttacttcagtggtttaatccatgtcttctgaagttgtcCAATTGGTTTTCggtgagatcagaccaaaatataattccctttttaccataaatgtcgtttttttttatttatttactttttatttcaaactcaattacacttccttgcactaTCTAGCACTCCGTGCATGCATCGAGCACTataaagtgtaattgagcttgaaatcatgattgtgcctagagactgcaatagcaagatgtacagtaaaaaatgagttacattttggtttattctcacccaaaactgatagtatcacttatgaagacatgCATTAAACCACCAGActcatacagattacttttatgctgttttatgatCTTTTTAGAACTTCACAAATTTGGTCCCCGTTCACTTGTGtcatgcattgtatgggcctacagagctgagatattcttctaaaaatcttcatttgtgttctgcagatgaaacaaagtcatacacatctggaatggtatgagggtgagtaaaggatgggAGAACTAGTCCTTTAATGTGTTTATTCTAGTCCTTATGTGTTCAGAATTTGATAAGGATGATCCATGTATATTATGCAGAATAATCCTGTGTTATCCAGTGATGTTTGTGGGGAACCTGAAGACatcaaaagttataaaaaattgtaatcatgATCATATTAAATTACTGacatttaattcaaggttgaagtacttcacattctttcttataaagcctgtttgatttagtttatttcctaatgttaattaatacatatactatcaaacatgtactaacatgtaattaaggtgactgttattaatgcatgaattcatatgactcatgttgtagttaatgttaactcttcattagttcctgattagtccattccttaactcatcattaatttatgcggaagtaactattaattcaggtattaattcatgattattcatgtgctgttattataaagtgttaccaatggaGGTTTACATAGAGACATGAAACACTGCATCATCACGCTCTTTGTAatgtaagaagcagattttattattgtctcttcaatacaacacacagcaacaagtaaaTTATCTACTTaaacttttactataaatgctgacatAAAACATATTGCTAATTTCAGACCACAAAAAGGCATTTTATCTGGAACATCTTGTGGTTGCCTTATGTTTCCTTTTCATTCTGATAGCTTTGCCTTAATTGGCTGTTGTGGCTTGTTCAGTCGAGAGGTATCTTTCTCTAAAACCTTGCCTTCAACAGAAATATCTACTGTAAATATCTACTGTAAGTTAAATATCTTTTGCTTGTTGGGATAAAAACTGTGGTATAACCCTGGCTATTGCCATCATATCACTAAGTAATTTACCTGGTTTAGTAAAACATTGACCACTGTAGAGTCTCTGCCACAGGTGGCTTTGCAGGCAAATGCAGAGATGCAGATAGAGATGATGAACTGAAGAATGGAGAACACCAGAAATATTCCACTGATCCCCTGACTATGAATCTACAAAGAATTCAACATCCATATAAAGTAGTATATTGTAGTCCCATCAGCTATATTTAGTGAGTTTCTATAAATATTATCACTTTAAGATAATTATGAGACTTCCTCAAAAGTCAGAATATATTAAGTTAATGAAACagcaacaattaaaaatgaataccTCAAAATTTGAACAAAGTGACTGTTCATAGTGACTGTCACTGTAATCAAGATAACAATTTCGATAGATCAGTGGCCCAGTTGCTATTTCTATGGACATCAGAATAATGGCTAACCCTGCAGTTATGGCACTGAACACATTCATTCCAAGAGAGGCTTTCACCTACAGGGAAAAAAGCATTTAAGGGACATATTAATACTGCATTAATAATATAGTATTTACGCTTGTGAAATCTTATAAACACAgctttttttgttgctgttttaacTATGTAAATTAATATAAACAGCAGTcccaaaaagtatctggacacttaGTCAGTAGCCAGCCACTCTTAAAAGTGTATGAATATCATAACattattagataacaaaataacaaaccaattggtatctttaaaaaaattataccagaccttttctcagaagTAACTAACTAACCATTTGtttgaaattacatttaattagctgatcccctcaagttcacagcATGCAAGGtgccctagcagagtaaccacaggtgtcgATGAACGTGTTCCATTAAGTTTGACAGCCAAAAGGGTCCAAACACtttacatttttgtgaaatgttttgcttgaaaagtctgTATGTGCAATCTttcttaattatatatatatatatatataaaaaacaataacacttggtattattattattattattattattattattattattattatgttatataatgCAATCAAATTCATAGAGttttaaagtgtccaaatacatttttggaacttttaaaaatacttctTTTATATAAATAATGGTAAGATGTCTTGATTTGTTTGTGGTAAAGGGATACATATCTCACTGTGTTAAGGAAGCTGTGATTGAAGACTAAGAAAAACCATCAGCTTACCATTTTGAACTCACCCTGTCTCTGATACAATATTTCTTCACCTCCTCATTTAGTCCTTGTTTAGTCCTCGTGTTAATTAGTAGCCTATCACCTGTTTCTCTTGTGTTACCCTCCCTATATATTGTGCTTTCTTCCCCGTCTTTGCCAGATTGGTTCGTGTGCTCTGTTGTTTCTAGTCTAGCTTTTGGCAGTCTTTTGTTGGTTTATGTTTTTTACCCATTTTTATGTTACTTGTTTCTGTGGTTTTCTCCATTAAGAGTTTTTGTTAATAAAAGCCCTTTGATTGCCATTTGGGTCCTACTTCTTGTGTCGTGACTGAAAAATCTGGCCACACTGGACCCAGCAGTGGCATCATGGGTATTCTCCTCTTCCTGTCTCCCACTCACTGGGGCTTCACTATAGAGTGCAGGGTCAAGCTAAACCAGCTTTATAACCTCCGTCAAGGAGAGGCTGACATCAGAGACTTTGCCTCTAAATTCCTCATCGTAGCTGGCAGGCTGTACTTGAAGCCACTCTAAAGGACATCTTCAACACCTGCCTTAAAGAGCCCCTTAGCCACTGGGAGTGAAAATTCTCTCCTTCTGGGAGTTTGTGGGCTACATTTCCCACCGTGGGGAGTGGGCAATCTCTATTCAATGGCCGCCTGCTCATGTTAAGTGTCCTGCCCCTCCGCCCTAAGAGAGCCACACTCCTGTTATCCTGATAACCTTTAAGCGAAGAAGAAGAAATGGTTCCGCTTTATCCCTCACAGTATCTCCTCAAAAGGCATTCGAGCCAGCTGCATCTCCCCAGGAGGTGCCCAACTGGAGGCACCCGAGACTGCTGCTGACAATCAGGAGGTGCCCAAATCTGCTGCTGACCACCAGGGGGTGCCCGAGTCTGCCGCTGTTTAAACTATAAATTAACTAAAGAGTTAAGAAAGCGCACTAACTCCCAATGAAAATAACAAACACAGAAAAGTAATCTTCCGGGTCAGCTTTCTTACCTACTGCTACTGTAGACAAAACTCACCaacctggaattttttttttctccccaatttggaatgcccaattcctcaatcctgaatctcagttgcctccgcgtctgagacgtcaatccacgcatcttatcacgtggcttattgagcgcattaccgtggagacatagcgcatgtggaggccaacgctattctctgcagcatcccggcacaactcaccatgtgccccaccgagagcgagaaccacacattatagcgaccatgaggaggttaccccatgtgaccctaccctccctagcaaccgggccattttggttgcttaggagacctggctggagtcactcagcacaccctggattcaaactcgtgactccaggggtggtagtcagcgtcaatacttgttgagctacccaaGCCTCCACTCACCAaccttttaaaataaagaaaagaactcaaaacaacagcaaacaaacaCCAAACACAGGTTTCCTGGGGAAGCAGCTGCCATGAAGTGCAGCCAGCACCTCATAAATAGGCATGACTTCAGGTGTAGCTTGTTAAGAGTATCCACCCACAGTTGATTGGCAACCTCACACAGGAAATATTCCAGTCATGATCCTGTCTGGACTCCCTTCCGCCTTTTGTCTATTTAGGTTTTGTGCATGTttgtctttgtgttgtggctgtgTCTGAGCATTGTTTGGtctctgtttttgtttgtcaGCCATGTGCTCTCTTTTTCCTCGTTTCCCTCAACCACACTGCCTCATATAGTCCTTGTTTAGTCCTTGTTCTATTAATTACtatcacctgttcctcatgtgttgCCCTCCCTATATATTGTGCCTTCTTCCCTCTTGTCTTTGCCAGATTGTTTCATGTTCTGTCATTTCTAGTCTGTTGTGTTGGTTTCCTTTTGCCTCCCATTTTGGAGTTCCTTGTTTCTGTGGTTTTCTCCATTTGGTTGCCATCCTGCATTTGCATCCTACTTCCTCATGACATTTCCAAAATATGCAGTTATGGAGAGTGTTCGAAAGTGTCCATTATACGTGGAGGAAAACGCATGGATAAGAGACGTAAACGTAGCCAAATCAATgctaaaacagattagtgtgggcAAAGTCTGTGGGAAGTTCTACAACAACATTGTTCACTGTACCTTAAGATATTAAGTTTATGTAATATACCCCCTGATGCAAATCTTGATCACAGTTTCTTGGTCCTTTCACTACCACTCTAAAGCCACAATGAGACCATCAAAACTTTGATGCTATCAGATGATGATATCCAGAAGGCTGCTAAATTTTTGACAGTTTGAGATTATTTAAATTGCACAACATCAGTAATCTGAATAATTTGAATAATTGTGTGGGAATACATTAGAAGCAACCTTACAAAAGAAGAGTAAAAATGTGCTCAAATCTGTGGGTGATATGTACACACCAAACATGGATGGACTTTATTCTCTGCAGCAACAGACAGAGAGCCAGCACTGATGTACTGAggaaaaaacagaaatattgaaGTTCATACAGAAAATTATAATGAGAGCAATGAAAACAGaggcaataaaataataataataaaaaaacattaattagcACTTACAATGAGAGATCCCCAGTAGGTTATGCCACTATAGACAGAAATATTACTGAATCTGTCAACACTGATGGTGAGTACAATACCAAATAAAAAGGTGACCACTCCAATCATTATCTGGACAATCTATGGAGGGCAGATAAAGGTCAGTTGTTTCAGTTATGTTAGCACTTTGTTTCACAAAAAGTAGAAGATATTACTGTAATGATTTAAGTACTGCAGTCTCAAGGGAATAGAGCTGTTCGGTTTATAGTCAAACCCAGacgataattaaaatttttgagtCATGGGTTCTTACTGGAATTTCTGATGGCTTTTCAGAATAGCAGTTTtcgattttttaataaaataaggtCTTGAAGACACTTACACCTTTTGTTCGCATAAGTGAAAagaaaatatttacttaaaatattcCCAGAACCACACATCATTAACACTGATAATTAAATGGATGAAATAATTGTATTGCTTTATTtgctttaaaacattgttttaaaaattcaTACCCCCAGTGACTTTGGTTGTACTTTGAGAAATCCTTTAAGAACCCTATTATGATATATTTCATCTTGTCCATCATCAGAAATAACACTGTCTTGTGCCACCTGTGGATTTATTTGGATGACAACTGTAGCATTGTCAGCTGATATGACCTTGTGGGACATTCTAGGAAAAGTTCTGGATGTCACCTGTATGTACATAATTATGATACATATGTCTTATCAAATGTCAAATGAGTTCAATAagaaacacaaagggagaaaagtGATTATAACTCCTTTGGAGTTTGTATTTTTTCTGAAGGTCG carries:
- the LOC127440132 gene encoding membrane-spanning 4-domains subfamily A member 4A-like isoform X1 gives rise to the protein MYIQVTSRTFPRMSHKVISADNATVVIQINPQVAQDSVISDDGQDEIYHNRVLKGFLKVQPKSLGIVQIMIGVVTFLFGIVLTISVDRFSNISVYSGITYWGSLIYISAGSLSVAAENKVHPCLVKASLGMNVFSAITAGLAIILMSIEIATGPLIYRNCYLDYSDSHYEQSLCSNFEIHSQGISGIFLVFSILQFIISICISAFACKATCGRDSTVVNVLLNQRDAESQ
- the LOC127440132 gene encoding membrane-spanning 4-domains subfamily A member 4A-like isoform X2, which produces MSHKVISADNATVVIQINPQVAQDSVISDDGQDEIYHNRVLKGFLKVQPKSLGIVQIMIGVVTFLFGIVLTISVDRFSNISVYSGITYWGSLIYISAGSLSVAAENKVHPCLVKASLGMNVFSAITAGLAIILMSIEIATGPLIYRNCYLDYSDSHYEQSLCSNFEIHSQGISGIFLVFSILQFIISICISAFACKATCGRDSTVVNVLLNQRDAESQ